The DNA region GCAGATCTGTCATCTCACCGTTCAGGCATTGAATGAGAAACGGCTGATGTATGAAGATGCAACGCCGTTCCTCTATCTGAAGGAGCTGCTTCAAGGCTTCCGGACCAACACGTCGATCCGGCATGTCATCGTCGACGAGGTTCAGGATTATTCAGCCTTTCAGCTGGAATTCCTGAAACGGCTGTTCCCAAGAGCGAAGATGACGGTGCTGGGGGACTTGAACCAGGCGATCTATGCGCATGGCGAGGCGCTTGGAAGTTTGGAAAACCTGGTCAGCCTGTACGGTGAAGAAGAGACCGAGGTCATTAATCTGACCCAGAGCTATCGCTCAACGCACGAAATCGTGGAATTTACGCGCCGGATGATACCCGGAGGGGACCGGATCGTTCCTTTTAATCGCAGCGGTGAGGCACCGCAGGTCATCCCAGTGAAGGATGAGGCAGCCCTTAAGCAGGCGGTAATCCAAGACATCGCCGAGCTTCATGCCCAAGGCTATGAATATGTCGCGGTCATTTGCCGGACGGATGAGGAGAGCCGGCGCGTGCACCGGGAGCTGTCGGAGAGCGTTCAGGTCCGACTCATCACCAAGAACACGCCGGCCTTTGAGAAAGGAACGCTTGTCGTTCCGGCCTATCTGGCTAAAGGGGTAGAATTTGACGCGGTGATCATCTATAACGGCTCGGAGGGAGTATACCGGCGGGAGAGTGACCGGAAGCTGTTCTATACGGCATGCACGCGAGCCATGCACCGGCTTCACATTTACCATATCGGCGAGAAGAGCCGCTTTATCCCGGATGCAGCAAATTAGAAGAGCGGATTTCCTCCGCCAGTAACCTAAGAGGTTGATGTGCCAAGCCAGGCCGTCAGCCTCTTTTTTTATAAAAACATTTGGCCAGTGGACAATAAATTTGAAGTTTTTCGCAAGTTTTGCGTTTCATCCGCCTGATCCACTATTCATTTCGCGGGCTTTTTTGCCGAAAAAAACCTTGGGAATATAAATTCATACAAAAGGTCGGGTGCTCACGGATGAAAATAAAAACGAAACTCATACTTTCATCTTCGATTCTTGCTGCTGTCACGGCGGTAATCATACTCATTGCATTTATTTCCACAAATTCGACAGAGCGAAAGTTCAGTCAGATCATCGATGTGGATCAGAAGATTATCTATAACCTGACCCAGCTGGAATATTTATTAACCGGCATATCGAATGATGAACGGGGTTATTTGCTAACCGGTGACGATGAGTATGTCAACTCTTTGAAATCGAAGCAGCAGTCCATCGCATCGCTGATGGAGGAGACGAAAGGATTGATGACCTCAGCCGAGGACAAGAAGGTGATTGAGGGCATCGAAGCAGGATTCGCCGATTATACCGGCGCGGTCACCGAAGTGCTGAACAAGCTGGGATATGATTCCGGATTCTATAAAGCGGTGCCTTTTAGGATTTATGAGGAAGCTTTCAATCGTGAGCGGGAACTCCGCAAATCGTTTGAAGCGCTTGTTACCGATTTTACAGCCAGTAAAAATCAAGCGCTTGCCAAGCAGGCAAACCGCATTGCCGAAGCAAGCCGGTTCCAGAATAACGTCATTCTATTAATAGGACTTGCCGCTATTGCTTATTTTGCCGTACAGGGGTATCTGCTGACCCGTTCGATCCAGCCTCTGAACCGGATGAAGGATCAGCTGTTGAAGATTGCGGAGGGCGGCGGCGATCTCGTTACTCGGCTTCAAATTACGACAAAGGATGAAATCCGGGATGTCGCCGACGCATACAATAAGCTGGTACAGGGCTTTAGAGACATGGTCGTGAAAATTCAAGAAACGGCAGGACAAGTCGGCGCATCGGCTTCTCTACTACATACGACGACCGAGGAGATTCGCCAAGCCACGCATCAAACCTCAAGCATCATGGAGCAAGTGGCTGCTGGGGTAGAGAGCCAGCTTCAGGATACGGAGGAAACGACAACAACCGTCACCGATATGGCGGAAGGGATGAAGCATATCGCGATGACCGCGCAAGAGGTGTCCGGACTTGCATCCACTGCCAACAGGCTGGCCGCCGATGGAGAGCAAGCGATTGTTCAGACGCTGAATCAAATGAAGGGCATCCGCACAAGTGTAGACCAATCGGCGCAATCCGTACGTCACCTAGGCGAGCGAGCCTCCAGCATCGGCGTCATGGGTCAGGTGATCATCGAAATTGCCGAGCAGACCTCGCTGCTCGCGATGAACGCCTCCATCGAAGCGGCCAGGGCTGGCGAACATGGCAGAGGCTTCGCGGTCGTTGCCGCCGAGGTCCGAAAGCTGGCCGATCAGGCTTCGAATTCTTCGATTGAAATCCGCCAATTTGTTCAACAGCTTCAGCAGGACATCTATGAGCTTGCGAATGTGATGGAACGCAGCACCCGGGAGGTCTCCGAGGGTATGGACGTCGCCCAGGGGGCGGAACGTGCGTTCAAAGACATCGAACGAGCCATCGAGGAGCTGAACGGCCAGATTTACGGCGTGACCGTGGCGACTGAAGAGATGAATGCCGGGGCCGAAGAGCTGGTGCATACGATCCGCAGAATCCAGGATGTAACGGAAACAACGGCGGCAGGAACACAGAGCGTAAGCGCGGCAACCGAAGAACAGCTTGCGTCGATGGAGGAGATTGCCGGCTCTGTAGAGGATCTAAGCAGCATGTCGAAGCAGCTGACCCAGCTGATGTCCGGGTTTAAAGTGTAGCCGTCCAAGAAAATTATTCGGGTAAAATCGACCACCTTGATCGGATGCATATTCTAGGCGAAAGAACCTACAATATGGATACTGATAACATAAAGGTGGTCTTCTCATGGAAACAAAAAAATGGGACCTGGTTGCGCTTGCTTCCATACCGCTCATTATGACGCTCGGCAACTCCATGCTGATTCCCATTTTGCCGCAAATATCCAAAGTCCTGGGAATAAGCTCCTTTCAAGTTAGCATGTTGATTACGGTTTATGCCGTGGTAGCCATTTTGCTGATACCGATCGCAGGCTATTTATCGGACCGGTTCGGGCGCAAGAAGATCATCATACCGAGTTTAATCATTGCGGCGGCGGGCGGAGCGGTCTCTGCCGTGGCAGCATGGCTGCTGACGGGAACGACATCTTATTATGTCATCCTGGCGGGCAGATTCCTTCAGGGAATCGGCGCGGCCGGCGCGTTTCCGATCGTGATACCGCTGGTCAGCGATATGTTCGATGACGAAGAGAAGGTTAGTAAAAGCTTGGGTATTATCGAAACATCCAACACGTTTGGGAAGGTTGTAAGTCCCATCCTGGGCGCGCTGCTCGGAAGCTTCCTTTGGTTTCTCCCGTTTATCTCCATTCCGGTTCTGTGCTTGATCTCGCTGGTGCTCGTCATCTTTTTGGTAAAGGCTCCGAAGGGAGACGAGCAGGATGAGCGGTCTCTCGGCGAATTTTTAAAGACAACCCGGGAGGTGCTTCGTGAGAAGGGCCGGTGGATGTACGCTATCTTTGCGATCGGGGGTATTGCCATGTTTGGCGTGTTCGGCATGCTGTTCTATTTATCCGAGACGCTGGAAAGCACATACCGTCTGCAAGGAGTCGTTAAAGGCCTGGTGCTGGCTATCCCTCTGGCCCTGCTGTGCTTGGCGTCCTACTTGGCAGGGAAATTCACGGGTAAAAATAAGCGGGGGATGAAGTGGACCGGGTTTGCCGGCATGTGCCTCTTAACGGCGTCTCTGCTCGTGATCGGATTCAGCGATCAAATATATTTCGTGATCGGCATGATGACGATCGGCGGGATCGGGATCGGGATGGTGCTCCCATGTATGGACACGCTGCTTACCGAGGGGGTTGACAAGGAGCAGCGGGGAACGATCACGTCGCTATACAGCAGCATGCGATTTATTGGCGTTTCTTTGGGACCGCCCGTCGTCTCTTTGCTGCTGGGGACGCATCACGGGATCATGTTCGGCACGCTTGCAGCCATCGCAGCAGTAGGCGGGCTGCTTACGCTCTTTGCCGTGAAGCCCGAAGCCAAGAAGGATGATCCGGGCGGCGGATCCTATCGGGTGGAATTCAAGAAACCGAAGGGAATTAAGAAAAAAGGTCTTGTCCACAAGTGAGTGGACAAGACCTTTTTCGTTAAGCTAGGTATCGGGCCGGATTATCCGGCTGCGCTCTGATTCGTCTCGTTTAAGGCAGTGGGAGGAGCTGCGGCAGCTCCTCGCACCAGCTTCATAATGACATAAATCACAATGAGCAGCACCAACGAGATGGCGGAGAACCGGTACATCATGCCATAGGATGTTGCCTTGGCAATCGACCCCAGCACAATCGAGCCGATCGCTACCCCGAAGTCAAGCGAGTTGAAGAACATGCCGTTAGCCATGCCGCGCTGCTTCGGATGAACCTCCTGGATCATCCAGGTCTGGATAGAAGGCTGCATGGCCCCGTAGCCCAGGCCGTAGCACAGCGCCGAGAGCAGAAGCGAGCCCGTCGATGCGGCAAAGGTCAGCAGCAGCAGTCCTGCAATCATCAGAACGGCAGCCGGGACCATCAGCGCTTTATGCCCGTAGCGGTCATAAATTTTGCCGGAGAACGGGCGAACCAGAATGATGGCCAGCGCATTGAACAGGAAGAAGTATTGGGGATTGCTAAGATGGGCTTCTTGGCCATACAGCGCCATAAAGCTGAGCAGTCCCCCGTACGTAATCGACATTAAAAAGTTCAGCACGCTGGGGAGGATCAGCTTGCGGTTAAACCCGCTCGGAACATCAACGTCATCCGCGGTGGCTTTTGGCGCAGGTGCGGACTCTGCCTTCGGTCTTTTCGAGATCAGGATGTAGGCGAGCGGGAAGATCAGAATATTAATCAGCACGGTGAGCATCACGAGCGGCGTAAAGCCTCCGTGCTGCAGCATCGTAAGTCCGATCATCGGACCGATCGACATGGCGAGCGTCGTCGATAGGCCGAAATATCCCATCCCTTCGCCCATCCGTTTCGGCGGGATCACGTTAGATGCCATCGTCGGGAACGAGGTGCTCGTCATGCCGAAGCCGATGCCGAACAGGATGCGCATCAAGAGCAAAAAGATAATGCCCGTGGCCCAATAATAACCAAGGGTTGCCGCCAAGGAGATGAAAAGTCCGACATACAGCAAAAGTCGGAGCTTGCCTTTCTCCAATGCTTTGCTTGAGACGAATCTGGATAGAATCGCGCTAAATGCAAATAAACTTGTAATGAGGCTGACCTGAAGCGGGCTGGCCGTAAAGGCATCCTGCGCATATGCAGGCAGCGTGGTCAGCATCATCTGCAAGGTCAGGAACAGGAACAGGTTGCTGACCATCAGGGTGATGAATTCTTTGGTCCATAAGGGTTGTTTCAGGTTATTCGGTTTCATGTAAGCTATCTCTCCTGTTGTTCTGTAGATGTTCAAGATTGTCATTGATGCGTGAGAGCGTATCCCAGAACAGCTCCAGCTGCCGGCTGTCGATTCCCTCGATGATCTGCCGGCCGCATTCGCGTTCGATCTCTGCCGTAGCTTCAATCAATTGCTTCCCCGAATCGGTCAGATACAGCTGGAAGGCTCTGCGGTCATGCGGTGAGACGGTCTTTCGCGTAAAGCCCTTCTTCTCGAGCAAATCCAGAATCCGGGTCGTCGTAGGCTGATCCTTATCCGCCTTCGCCGCGACCTCTTTCTGGTTGAGTCCTTCATGCTCAAATATGCGATAGAGGACGAGCCACTGCTCGGGCGTGATGTCATACGGCTTCAAAGCATGACTGAACCATTGGGAGGCCCGCCGATAGGTGTAGCCGAGATAAAAGCCGATGGATGGATTTGAGTCAGGGGTTTTCAAGAAACAAGTCACGCCTTTCATTTCAGGCTTTCATAAATAGTTGTCTTAACAATTATATGTATAACATTCATTTGAAGTCAATCAAAATAAAATAAATCGCTTTCAAGACAGGTATTTTCCACTTCTTGTGGAATATGAGAATACGGATAACATAGTTCTAACAATTGCGAGCTATAGTTAAAGTGACAAACTTTTATACCATTCAGGAGGCGAAAGAGAACATGCCGCAATTAATCATTTTTGCCCATCGCGGGGCTTCAGCAGTCTGCCCGGAAAATACGATGGCGGCTTTTGAAAAAAGCTTGGAGCTTGGTGCCACCGGCATTGAGACCGATGTACAGATGACGAAGGATGGAAGACTCGTCCTCATCCATGATGAGACGCTGAAGCGCACCGCCGGAGCGGAAGGATTCGTTAAGGATTACACCTACGAGGAGCTGTCGAGGCTGGACGCGGGTGGATGGTTCGGGGAGGCATTCCAAGGGGAGCGCATTCCGCTGCTGGAGGAGCTGCTCGAGCTGACCCAAAGCCGCGGCACGATCGTCAATATCGAGCTGAAG from Paenibacillus ihbetae includes:
- a CDS encoding MarR family winged helix-turn-helix transcriptional regulator; this encodes MKTPDSNPSIGFYLGYTYRRASQWFSHALKPYDITPEQWLVLYRIFEHEGLNQKEVAAKADKDQPTTTRILDLLEKKGFTRKTVSPHDRRAFQLYLTDSGKQLIEATAEIERECGRQIIEGIDSRQLELFWDTLSRINDNLEHLQNNRRDSLHETE
- a CDS encoding methyl-accepting chemotaxis protein → MKIKTKLILSSSILAAVTAVIILIAFISTNSTERKFSQIIDVDQKIIYNLTQLEYLLTGISNDERGYLLTGDDEYVNSLKSKQQSIASLMEETKGLMTSAEDKKVIEGIEAGFADYTGAVTEVLNKLGYDSGFYKAVPFRIYEEAFNRERELRKSFEALVTDFTASKNQALAKQANRIAEASRFQNNVILLIGLAAIAYFAVQGYLLTRSIQPLNRMKDQLLKIAEGGGDLVTRLQITTKDEIRDVADAYNKLVQGFRDMVVKIQETAGQVGASASLLHTTTEEIRQATHQTSSIMEQVAAGVESQLQDTEETTTTVTDMAEGMKHIAMTAQEVSGLASTANRLAADGEQAIVQTLNQMKGIRTSVDQSAQSVRHLGERASSIGVMGQVIIEIAEQTSLLAMNASIEAARAGEHGRGFAVVAAEVRKLADQASNSSIEIRQFVQQLQQDIYELANVMERSTREVSEGMDVAQGAERAFKDIERAIEELNGQIYGVTVATEEMNAGAEELVHTIRRIQDVTETTAAGTQSVSAATEEQLASMEEIAGSVEDLSSMSKQLTQLMSGFKV
- a CDS encoding MFS transporter, coding for MKPNNLKQPLWTKEFITLMVSNLFLFLTLQMMLTTLPAYAQDAFTASPLQVSLITSLFAFSAILSRFVSSKALEKGKLRLLLYVGLFISLAATLGYYWATGIIFLLLMRILFGIGFGMTSTSFPTMASNVIPPKRMGEGMGYFGLSTTLAMSIGPMIGLTMLQHGGFTPLVMLTVLINILIFPLAYILISKRPKAESAPAPKATADDVDVPSGFNRKLILPSVLNFLMSITYGGLLSFMALYGQEAHLSNPQYFFLFNALAIILVRPFSGKIYDRYGHKALMVPAAVLMIAGLLLLTFAASTGSLLLSALCYGLGYGAMQPSIQTWMIQEVHPKQRGMANGMFFNSLDFGVAIGSIVLGSIAKATSYGMMYRFSAISLVLLIVIYVIMKLVRGAAAAPPTALNETNQSAAG
- a CDS encoding MFS transporter; amino-acid sequence: METKKWDLVALASIPLIMTLGNSMLIPILPQISKVLGISSFQVSMLITVYAVVAILLIPIAGYLSDRFGRKKIIIPSLIIAAAGGAVSAVAAWLLTGTTSYYVILAGRFLQGIGAAGAFPIVIPLVSDMFDDEEKVSKSLGIIETSNTFGKVVSPILGALLGSFLWFLPFISIPVLCLISLVLVIFLVKAPKGDEQDERSLGEFLKTTREVLREKGRWMYAIFAIGGIAMFGVFGMLFYLSETLESTYRLQGVVKGLVLAIPLALLCLASYLAGKFTGKNKRGMKWTGFAGMCLLTASLLVIGFSDQIYFVIGMMTIGGIGIGMVLPCMDTLLTEGVDKEQRGTITSLYSSMRFIGVSLGPPVVSLLLGTHHGIMFGTLAAIAAVGGLLTLFAVKPEAKKDDPGGGSYRVEFKKPKGIKKKGLVHK